Within Seriola aureovittata isolate HTS-2021-v1 ecotype China chromosome 12, ASM2101889v1, whole genome shotgun sequence, the genomic segment ttctgtctgagcagcaggagtGGAGTCCCAGTCTTGACCAAAAGGACCCGGGCTGGCCACACATTAAAGTGGAAAAACAGGATTTCTGGACTAGTcaggaggtcaggggtcaggtgCAAGGACTGCATGAGGATGACAGCGCCAGGTCCTTGGACTCTCATATCCATGTGAAGGGAGTACATGAAGAGACATTTCAGTCCTCACAGCTTCATCACAGACTGGAGGCTCCAGCCTGCAGCTCAGcagaacacatgaaaacagaggCTGATGGAGAGGACTATGGAGCACCAGAACCGGACAGGATCTTAATATCTGGTTTTAAATCTCTATCTGGATCCGATGATAAGGCCTCACACTCTTCTGAAGCTGAGACTGAAGACAGTGGTGATGACTGGAAGAAGATGAGGAAACCTCAGACAGTAAATactgtggaaaataaagttCCTGTCAGTGATGCAGGACCTAACACCAGCATTAAATCCTTCAGCTGCTCAAAATGTGGGAAAAGGTTTGGACAGAAGCATCATCTACAGACACACATGAGATGTCACACCGGGGAGAAACCCTTCAGTTGTTCTCTTTGTGGTAAGAGATTTACTCAGAAGGGAAATCTGACTCAACACCTGACCGTCCACACACGGGAGAAACCATGTAACTGTCCTGTTTGTGGGGAGCGGTTTTCACAGAAAGGAAACCTGACGCAGCACATGACGGTGCACACACGGGAGAAACTGTGTTGGTGAGAGACTGGCACAGAAGACTGAGCTGCATTCATCGCAACAGCTGTTTGTTggttttcagcagcagtgaagtAACTCACTTTGTTACATCCAGCTCAGGACTGTCACATAGCTAAGGTACTGCAGTAACAGCACTGACATGCCTCTGTGGCTCAGGACTGTAAATGTTCAGTTACAGGCACAAGTTGTTCTAGAAGTTACTGGGTCATatgttcctttttgtttttgtcttaaagtTCAACCTTTGTGTATCATGCGGGGAGGGGGTCCAAGGTTTACCTCTCAACATCTGCAAAGTAACAGCAGCTCACAGATGTCTCATTACATTGtgttgagacacacacaacacattactacaacctgaaaaatgagtgccatactatatttattaaatatatgaCAGAAAAGGAAACGGCTGTAAATTGATGAGAATCAAATGTTGATATGAAAGTTTCAGCTTTGTAAAATGTGTTATGTTAAATGACCAAGACCAGGTCATACATCATACAGTTTGTATTGAGAGCCACAGCCCACAGTGAGAACATAGTGTATCAGCATGAAGACTCACAGTGTGTGGACTCCTGAGTGTTCACCCCATGTGTGAGAGCTGACTGTGTGGGCCTGTGGACCCTTCATTAAACGCCTCTATAAGCACTCAGGTCAAGTGATGGCTTCGTACCTCAACAAGAAGTCAAATATTGTTGTTTGTTCCAGCTGAACTGTTGATATTTCGTCGTCTAGTTTCTCTTCATTCTCTGTGAAGTGAAATTAGAGACGTCACTCAGGCCTCGAGTCATTTTAacaagaccttttttttttttttctttaacagccTGACTTCCATCAGCATGATTTCATCTTCAAACCAGCTGAAGTCCTCACAGGTCTGCAGGTCTCTGACTGTCACCACCCGTTAGCACAACCACTTCATATGTTAACTGTTTCTAAGGGGCTGGTTGATTTTACCTGAGATCATTATCATAATTAACTGTCACATTTACCTCAGTAATGAAACAATCTCACAGTGGAGCTGCTGTGAATTCTTTGTAGTGAAGAACACAGGAAATCATGGATCATGACTGAAGAAGCATTTAACAGGAAAATCAAACGAGCTGTTTCACATCTATTGGCTGTAAGATCAGTTTTGATTAGATTTAGATAACTTGTGTTATCTCACGTGTTTGATGTAATGACAGTATCTGATCATTACAGTGAGATTATTTTCCATGTTTATGGCAGACTCACTGTCCTCAGCTGCTAGGAAACAAAACTCTGGAGCTTTGCTCtgctctggaggagctggaacatttattttctgatcAACTGTTTCTCATGCTGAACATTAAAGCAGGTGTACATCAGTGTGTCTCTTGGTCTGGAGCTGGGAGGGTGGCTTCAGGGatttttatgtatgtttaaAGCCAATAAACAGAGAGTGAACACTTTGAATGAtctgttttcttattgtatAAATGGACCCTCTCAATGTGCTCTCAGTTGTTAGTTAACATGTCTTGGTGCaatcatttttcagaaaattttaacaagtgaaaaattaaaaagtgatggGGACAAAATCGGCCATTCTGGCCACATTCAAATctggcacacacagaaaatcttatTGTCTTGGAAATTGTGTTATGTTCACAATTTTTCACCACATAGTTTTATCATTTGGAACAATATTACTGTTAACAACAAAAATATCCATAAAGAGGGCTGGACTGAAAGGGGTATAATCTTCATTCTAAAATTGTTCAATGATAAAGGTACCGTTTATAGTATATTTATAgaattttttcataaaaaacaaatccttCCCCATCAAATATAAGGAATTTGTTTCAGTGGTAAGACCACAGTTTAATTGATGAGATGTCATTTAGCCCAGCAGCATAAGGTTGTTCAGCTCCCTTCACTGGAAGTAGGTGGAATTAAATTAACAGACATAAAATGTACAAAGAAACATTAACAATAGGtgcttcaaaacaaaaagatttccTCTATATTAATAGATATAGAACATTTGTGGAGTTGAGCCAGaaacaaatattaatttgttctgtcatttctgcctcctctgtcttttgGGGAGACAGAACAATTTCTTTATAACAAGACTTGCCAAACTGTAACAATTAGACCTAAAGATATAATAACTAAATTTGAATGTAATAACAAGCCCCGTAGTTTCATAACCAATCTTTTAATTATAATAGGCAAAGCCCACAAACATAAACTCAGTGCTTAATTtctgcaaatttatttttattattacattttattattatttatgtgttttgtgtgtgtgtgtgtgtgtatatatgcatgtatgtatttgtctgtatatatattttctatactttttgcacatttgatATTATCTGATGTCTGAAATTTATATTTGTACAATGTTCAATAAAAATGATAGAGAAATTTTTTTTAGTGTGTGGTATGTTGTTTAATTCGATGGAGTTAATGAGATGGGGGTGTGATGGGTGTTCTGTTGCTGTTGCGTGACCCTAATGTTAAGGGTGAGGGCGGGGTGGTGACGTCACTGAGCGGCAGGAGAGCCAACCGGAGCAAGAAAGATTGGGAAAACGCGTTTTTCATATGCTACTGTTCCTGAGAAAATGTCCACCCTCCAGACACTGAAAACTTTTATCAACCAGCGACTCGCCGTAGCTGTGGAGGAGATCTTCGGGCTGCTGGAAACAACCATTTCAAACTACGAGGAGGAGATTAATCGCCAGCGGAGGCTGCTGGAGGACGAGAGGTCCGAGTTCCGGACCAACAAAACAGGTTCGAGAAGTTTCTGTGAACCGGGTTGACTCTGGGTTTCAGTCATGTCACAGCACTGGGTTCAGCTTCTATTTAAACTGAATGACAGAGCAGCcggagttgtgtttctgcagcattTCACAAAACCTCGTTCAGCTTCCCGCCGCCGCGTCAAGCCGAAACAAGTTAAAGCCGGAAGTTGAGTATTTAAGGCCTTCAAcgtaaaagcattaaaaagagacaaaggtATGCTGTGTTCTTGTTAAGCGAAAGCTCCCGTTCGTCATTTTCACACAATATGTCGTTATTTTTAAGTCAGTGCCAGTATCACACACTGCCACCGATGTCACCCCTTCTAAACCGTGATCtttggttttattgtgaaggggATGACACCGGAAGTAATTTCCGAACCTCCGAAAATCTTAAAGACGACATTAAGTTACGTTTATTAGACATAAGAGGAGAAACACGTTTTTCGGAACCAGTGTCTGAAGGAAGAGGTTAACTACAGTGTCTGGAGAGATTGTTTTCCAGCAGGAGACGTGGGGaatgaggggggaggaggatgaCTGAACAAAAGATAGTTTTGGGTATAATCTTTGGgaatactgtgacttttttgttaTTCTTTCAGGCACTGACAGTGTAGGGTCCATATAATGACGTCAGCAGGATATAATCAATTTGTTGTCACCACTGTAATGATCAATGAATCCAGCTGTGTATTTGAGGACTGAAATGGGCTTTAGTCTCTATTAAGATGCTCTAAAACCACATGATCCTAAATCCCATGACGCATGTAGTAGCATATTTTCGTTAGATAGTCCTGACCAGTAAAATACCAATTGTCTTTAAACTACATGTAAATAATAAGTAATTAATgctttctgttttaaaatgtgtaccCTGTGAGTCCAAGCTGAGTTAACCCAGATGACATCACTATGGCTTTATCAAGGTTAAACTTGACATTTGACAAAGCTCTTCCAGGGCCACAGAGACATTATACAGATTGAGACTGgcatttatgtaaataaataataaataaataaatctgtggAATGTTCCTTTAAATGTGATAAATGCAGCTTTCTGTGCATCCTGAACATCCACAGTCGAACTGAAATCACTGGCTCTCTGCTGTAGTTTAACCTTCAGAGCATGTACAGACACAGTATTTATGATAATCCTCCCTCCCCATAAAGCTCAAATGGTAATATGGAAGATTACAACACTGAAACAACTTTGGCAGATCACAATGCATTCTGGGAAGGTAAATGAAAGTTAGATTATTCTTACATGTCACCAGTAGGAGATTTACTGGAATAAATTTAGTGGATTTGACAAAAAGCTAAAATGTGCAGACAGTTCAAGAAGTAGCTCGATGAGACTCTATCTCCAAACTCCCATCAGCAGTTGGAGCACTGTGTGCACTTCACCCTGCATCAAAGATCAAAgctcctgcacacacaaataatagGACAATAACCTCACAGACATGTCTGTATGTGTCCCACAACAAAGTATTTTACAAGTTGTTaagttgtctttgttttatttgaaaatttgTGCATGTTATATTAACAACACAATATGTTTGTATATGCCATTTCATGATGAATTACCCACAGTTCTCCATACTTTAGCTACGCTGCTTATCCTTTAATGTGGCAGGGGGGTTGGAGCCAATCCCAGATGACACTGGGCGAGGCGGGGTCCACCTGGACAGGTCGCttgtctatcacagggctgacacacaTGCCCtatgaactttaattcatttcctattaacattatattaaaacataatatgATTATGTAATATCCTAAACTTGACAACACTAATGaggtgtactgtatgtggatGTGTTTTAGCTTCTGTAGGCAGCTTTTTGAACCTGTACCCTCCCCGTCCAGCACCAGAGTgcagtttaaagctccatattttcctcttctcctgtgttttatttaaagtgttgatccataagaagatatatttgtggttttaagaaccaaaaaccatctcaatgtagttttacatctcctccctcagacttctctctggagctctgacaacaggtcagtgagccaatcagaagagaggaggctctgagcctctcttctggtttctggtttctaagtgatccaataaaaatatagcagatttcaggtaaacactcagagaaatcgAATCTTGTAAGGCTGGATGGTGGGCAGGGCTTAGGGCggggctgagggcggtgacagctttgttgtgacatcacaaagttccagaagtcctgacggcttgttttaaggctcagtttctgaatacaggctgtgtgcatttctctgtggactgaggctttggtactttcacagtattaatatagaacgtagacctgctttataatcaaacaacacatggacatctacctttatactatatggacctttaaaccTTTCATAcgtataccaggtgtgtgaaCCTCTTAGAGAGATAGTAATGGacttacattacatttactcatctgTCAGTGGCTTTTATCCAAAGAGACTTACtagtgagggacatcactaaagcttcagagCAGttggagaccttggtgtaaggaCTATGTCGTACATCTGTTCAATAagtgaaggagatcaggtaaagtgAAAGGGGTTTACATTTGTCAGGTGACAAGAAAACAATCAATTAGCTATAGCAACTTTATAAGTCAATGACATGGTTGTTCTccctctgtcagtttgtgttggtctgtgtgtgtctgttctctaatggacaaaaacagatgaattcagTCTGAGGTTGTGGTGAGAAATCCCATTTTCGTTATAAGTCGTTATAAAACCAATTTGTGGAAGTGTGATGGCTCCTGTCCTTCTTTTCTTGCAGACATGCAACATGCTGTGAGATTTCGTGTCATCATCAATCATGACATCAAGAAGATAACTTTCCAAAACGGCCTCCCCTCGTCCGTGGAGGACATGATGGAAGTGTTGAAACAAGCTTTCTCCATCACCACAGACATCGGCCTTCAGTACAAAGACACCGACTTTGATGACTTCTTCACTCTGACCTCCACAGCTGACCTCAAGGACAAAGACACTCTCAAAGTCGTGCATGTGCCACCAGGAATAATCATGACCACAGTCCCTCAGGAGTGTAAACCCGACACCTCTGACATGTCTTCAGTAGATGAGCTGCTCTCTTTGGACTCCCAGGACAGTCTGATCCCCA encodes:
- the LOC130179404 gene encoding zinc finger protein 2-like, with protein sequence MLKLQSLKVFINQRLTAAVEEVMGRLEKAITEYEEEMESRHQRLLHSASRPEDEQRSAVFSADVQQQLVIKEEVLSEQQEWSPSLDQKDPGWPHIKVEKQDFWTSQEVRGQVQGLHEDDSARSLDSHIHVKGVHEETFQSSQLHHRLEAPACSSAEHMKTEADGEDYGAPEPDRILISGFKSLSGSDDKASHSSEAETEDSGDDWKKMRKPQTVNTVENKVPVSDAGPNTSIKSFSCSKCGKRFGQKHHLQTHMRCHTGEKPFSCSLCGKRFTQKGNLTQHLTVHTREKPCNCPVCGERFSQKGNLTQHMTVHTREKLCW